Sequence from the Pseudomonas sp. LS.1a genome:
TTGCTCTTCGGTGCACAGGCCAGGTAGGTGATGGCCTGGGCCACCGCCAGCTCACCCTCGGGGCTGCCCAGGCGCTCTTGCACATCCCAGGCCGCCAGGCACAGGCTGAGCGCACGCGGGTCGGCGTTGCCGATGTCTTCGCTGGCCATGCGCACCACGCGGCGGGCGATGTACAGCGGGTCGCAGCCGCCGTCGAGCATGCGCGCGAACCAGTACAGGGCACCATCGGGGTTGGAGCCGCGCACCGACTTGTGCAGCGCGGAAATCTGGTCGTAGAACGCCTCGCCGCCCTTGTCGAAGCGGCGGCGGCTGTCACCGAGCAGGCTCTGCAGCATCTCGACGTCGATCTCGCTGCCGTCCTCAGCCAGGTCCGAGGCGTTCTCGAGGAAGTTGAGCATGCGCCGGCCATCGCCATCGGCGGCAGCCATCAGCATCTTGAAAGCGTCATCGCCAACCCGCAGGTTGCGCTTGCCCAGGCCACGCTCTTCAGTCAGCGCGCGGTTGACCAGCTTGCGCAGCGCCGCCTCGTCCAGGCTCTTGAGCACATATACCCGCGCCCGCGACAGCAGTGCGTTGTTCAACTCGAACGACGGGTTTTCGGTGGTGGCGCCAATGAACAGCAGGGTGCCGTCTTCCACATAGGGCAGGAAGGCATCCTGCTGCGACTTGTTGAAGCGGTGCACTTCGTCGACGAACAGGATGGTACGGCGGCCGTACTGGCCAGCCTGCTGCTTGGCCACCTCGACCGCCTGGCGAATTTCCTTCACCCCGGCCAGCACCGCCGACACCGTTTCGAAGTGCGCATCGCAGAACTGCGCCAGCAACCGCGCAAGGGTGGTCTTGCCCACCCCCGGCGGCCCCCAGAAGATCATCGAGTGCAGCGCACCCTGCTCCAGCGCCTCGCGCAGCGGTTTGCCGCGCGCCAGCAGATGCTCCTGGCCAACGTACTCGTCCAGGTTGGACGGGCGCAGGCGAGCGGCCAGGGGCTGGGCGACGGGTTCGCTTCGAAACAGGTCCATGGCGAGTTCTGGTTACTCCTTGATGACGTCCGCGCCTTTGGGGATGTCGAACTTGAACTTGCTGTCCGGCACCGCCTGGTTGGCCTTCACGCCATTGAACAGGATGTTGGTGCGCTGGCCGACGCTGTCGATCAGTTGCATGTCATTGATCAGGCCTTTGCGGAACGACACGCGCAGCGAGTCGAACAGGGTGTCCTTGGTTTTCGGCTTGAGGGTGAAGTCCATCACTTCGCCCTGCTCCTTCGAGCTGATGTCGAAGCTCTGGCTGATCTTCGACACGTCACCGGACAGTAGCAGTGCCGGGGTCTGGTTCAGGCGCACATCAAGCTTCTTGATGGTGGCCTGCTCCAGGTCCGGGTCCCACAGGGTGACGTTCTTGCCATCGGAGACCACCACCTGCTCCTGCGGCGCATCGGTGTGCCAGTAGAACAGGCCCGGGCGCTTGACGGTCATCTTGCCGGAGGTTTCCTGCAGGCTGGTGCCGCCAGCGTCCAGGGTCAGCTGGGAGAAGTTCGCCTCGATGGTCTGCGACTTTTCCAACAATTGGGTCAGGCGTTGTACATCTTGCTCACCGGCATAAGCCGAAACGGTGGCCGACACAGAAGCCGCGGCCAGGGCAGAAACCAACAGCATGCGAATCGCGCGCATGGGAATCCTCATCGAGCATTGAAAAGGCCGGACGCCACCGTTGGCGCCCGGCAAGGTGTTCATCAGTCGCGCGGGCCACCCGGGGCAATCACTTCCCGCGAGCCGTTGCTGTTCATGGGGGTAACCACGCCGGCCATTTCCATGGCTTCGATCATGCGGGCGGCGCGGTTGTAGCCGATCTTCAGTTTGCGCTGCACGGCCGAAATGGATGCGCGGCGGCTTTCCAGCACGAACTGCACGGCCTCATCATACAGGGCGTCGCTTTCCGAATCTTCGCCATCGCCACCGCCGCCGCCGCCGCCTTCGAAGCCGCTGCCGGCCTCTTCGACACCATTGAGGATGTCGTCGTTGTAGTCCGGGGCGCCCCGCAGCTTCCACGCTTCCACCACGCGGTGCACCTCGTCGTCGGAGACGAACGCGCCGTGCACGCGAATCGGCAGGCTGGTGCCCGGCGGCATGTACAGCATGTCACCGTGGCCCAGCAGCTGTTCGGCACCACCCTGGTCGATGATGGTCCGCGAGTCGATCTTGCTCGACACCTGGAACGCCATGCGGGTCGGGATGTTGGCCTTGATCAGGCCGGTAATCACGTCCACCGAAGGGCGCTGGGTGGCGAGGATCAGGTGAATACCGGCCGCACGTGCCTTCTGGGCGATACGGGCGATCAGCTCTTCGACCTTCTTGCCGACGATCATCATCATGTCGGCGAATTCATCGACCACCACCACGATGGTCGGCAGGGTTTTCAGCGCAGGCGGCTCGTCGTCCATGCTCTCGCGGCGGTACAGCGGGTCATGGATGATTTCGCCGGCTTCCTGGGCGTCCTTGATCTTGCGGTTGAAGCCGGCCAGGTTACGCACGCCCATGGCCGCCATCAGCTTGTAGCGCCGCTCCATCTCGGCCACGCTCCAGCGCAGGGCGTTGGCGGCGTCCTTCATGTCGGTGACCACCGGGCACAGCAAGTGCGGGATGCCTTCGTAGATCGACAATTCGAGCATTTTCGGGTCGATCATGATCAAGCGCGCGTCTTCCGGGCTGGACTTGAACAGGATCGACAGGATCATCGCGTTCACACCCACCGACTTACCGGAACCGGTGGTACCGGCCACCAGCAGGTGCGGCATCTTGGCCAGGTCGGTGATTACCGGCTTGCCGCCGATGTCGTGGCCCAGGGCCAGGGTGACCGGCGATTTCTGCTCGTCGTACTGCGGCGTGGCCAGCACTTCCGAGAAGCGCACCATCTGCCGGTTTTCGTTGGGGATCTCGATACCCACGGTGGTCTTGCCGGGAATGACCTCGACCACACGCACACTGGTCACTGCCAGCGAACGCGCCAGGTCCTTGGCCAGGTTGGCGATGCGGCTGACCTTCACGCCGGCGGCCGGCTGGATTTCGTAACGGGTAATCACCGGGCCCGGGTGGATCGAGTCCACCGTCACTTCCACGCCGAATTCCTTGAGCTTGATTTCCAGCAGCTGGCCGACGCCGGCCAGGGATTCCGGCGAGTACTCGATCTTCTTCTGTTCGGCCGGGTCGAGGATGGAGATCGACGGCAAGGTGCCTTCCACCGCGCTGTCGACGAACAGCGGTGCCTGCTTCTCCTTCATCACCCGCTTGCTCGGCTCCGGCGCCCTGGCGGGTGTCGGCGGCACGATCATCGGGGCCGCGGCAGGTTGTTCGCGGGAGATTATCGGCTCACGTGGTGCCAGCGACTCGCGCGGTACCACAGGCTCGCGTGACAGGGTGGGCTCACGCGGCTCGACTGGCCGGGCAGGTGCCTCTTCACGTTTGAAAATGCGCTCGCGCAGCGCCGGTTTGGCCGGCTCACGCTTGTCGGCAGCCATTGGCGCGGCCTTGACCACCACCGGTTCATCCTCGCGCAGCTGCGCCTCCAGGCGCTTGCGCTCGTTGCGTGCTTCCCACCAACGGTTGGCGGCGCCCTGCACCAGCTCGAACAGGTCGAGGGTGATCTTGCCGGTCAGGTCCATCACCTTGAACCACGACAGGTCGGTGAACACGGTCAGGCCGAACAGGAACAGGGCAATGAACATCAGCGTGCTGCCCTGCACGTTCAGCAGGTTGCGCGCCAGGTCGCCCAGGCTCTCGCCGAGTGCGCCACCGGCCGAGAACGGCATGCTCGCTGGCGGGTGGAAATGGATATGCGCCAGCGCCGCACCAGACAGCACCAGGAACACCAGGCCGATCAACCGCCAGGAGAACAGCCAGCCGCTCCAGTCCCAGGGCTGGTGGCGTTCGCGGAAGATCTGCCAGGTCTTTATCGCCAGCAGCAGCGGGAAGATGTAGGCGAAGTAACCCAGCACCATGAACAGAATGTCGGCGAAGTAGGCACCGGCACGCCCGGCGGCGTTCTGCACCTGGTCGACGTTGCTGGTGTGGCTGAAGCCCGGGTCCGACGTGTCGTAGGTCAGCAGCGCCATCCACAGGTACAGGCACAGGGCGCCGACTGCGATCAACGCACCTTCCTTGAGGCGATAATGCAGCTGCTGCCGCCACAGGGGGACGGGCAAGGGAGCTGGAGTTGCGGTGGATTTCTTCAAAACGCGTCTA
This genomic interval carries:
- a CDS encoding replication-associated recombination protein A, which encodes MDLFRSEPVAQPLAARLRPSNLDEYVGQEHLLARGKPLREALEQGALHSMIFWGPPGVGKTTLARLLAQFCDAHFETVSAVLAGVKEIRQAVEVAKQQAGQYGRRTILFVDEVHRFNKSQQDAFLPYVEDGTLLFIGATTENPSFELNNALLSRARVYVLKSLDEAALRKLVNRALTEERGLGKRNLRVGDDAFKMLMAAADGDGRRMLNFLENASDLAEDGSEIDVEMLQSLLGDSRRRFDKGGEAFYDQISALHKSVRGSNPDGALYWFARMLDGGCDPLYIARRVVRMASEDIGNADPRALSLCLAAWDVQERLGSPEGELAVAQAITYLACAPKSNAVYMGFKTALREAAEHGSLEVPLHLRNAPTKLMKQLGYGDEYRYAHDEPDAYAAGEDYFPEELEPRQYYQPVPRGLELKIGEKLRHLADLDRNSPRQRRKP
- the lolA gene encoding outer membrane lipoprotein chaperone LolA, translating into MRAIRMLLVSALAAASVSATVSAYAGEQDVQRLTQLLEKSQTIEANFSQLTLDAGGTSLQETSGKMTVKRPGLFYWHTDAPQEQVVVSDGKNVTLWDPDLEQATIKKLDVRLNQTPALLLSGDVSKISQSFDISSKEQGEVMDFTLKPKTKDTLFDSLRVSFRKGLINDMQLIDSVGQRTNILFNGVKANQAVPDSKFKFDIPKGADVIKE
- a CDS encoding DNA translocase FtsK 4TM domain-containing protein, yielding MAAPSADHYWTRSTRRNRRVLKKSTATPAPLPVPLWRQQLHYRLKEGALIAVGALCLYLWMALLTYDTSDPGFSHTSNVDQVQNAAGRAGAYFADILFMVLGYFAYIFPLLLAIKTWQIFRERHQPWDWSGWLFSWRLIGLVFLVLSGAALAHIHFHPPASMPFSAGGALGESLGDLARNLLNVQGSTLMFIALFLFGLTVFTDLSWFKVMDLTGKITLDLFELVQGAANRWWEARNERKRLEAQLREDEPVVVKAAPMAADKREPAKPALRERIFKREEAPARPVEPREPTLSREPVVPRESLAPREPIISREQPAAAPMIVPPTPARAPEPSKRVMKEKQAPLFVDSAVEGTLPSISILDPAEQKKIEYSPESLAGVGQLLEIKLKEFGVEVTVDSIHPGPVITRYEIQPAAGVKVSRIANLAKDLARSLAVTSVRVVEVIPGKTTVGIEIPNENRQMVRFSEVLATPQYDEQKSPVTLALGHDIGGKPVITDLAKMPHLLVAGTTGSGKSVGVNAMILSILFKSSPEDARLIMIDPKMLELSIYEGIPHLLCPVVTDMKDAANALRWSVAEMERRYKLMAAMGVRNLAGFNRKIKDAQEAGEIIHDPLYRRESMDDEPPALKTLPTIVVVVDEFADMMMIVGKKVEELIARIAQKARAAGIHLILATQRPSVDVITGLIKANIPTRMAFQVSSKIDSRTIIDQGGAEQLLGHGDMLYMPPGTSLPIRVHGAFVSDDEVHRVVEAWKLRGAPDYNDDILNGVEEAGSGFEGGGGGGGDGEDSESDALYDEAVQFVLESRRASISAVQRKLKIGYNRAARMIEAMEMAGVVTPMNSNGSREVIAPGGPRD